From the genome of Amia ocellicauda isolate fAmiCal2 chromosome 14, fAmiCal2.hap1, whole genome shotgun sequence, one region includes:
- the LOC136767336 gene encoding uncharacterized protein LOC136767336: MALTVLRSLNVLALLHTALSLSISSSPQVWALLGSPALLPCSFDPPGNVGEQLEGLGLSWSWEGGVLASFGLDGNVSTPGVKLPEETDLRGGNASLTLFNTSISQQGEYHCTVSYNTSESETTNTTLYILAPPTVRVLRPLVSIGRESVVECEAEGFFPPPIQFSWLRDDIVERILEAMPANHSADGSYRALSQLHLIPQPDDAGHNYSCLVNHSALASPLREDFTLIFTRRPVVSVSSASVSSGEPQTLYCHVSDFFPEEITIRWLHNGTLMANGDPTAPRPHGTFSTTRYLTLSPAQREAVGEVQCQVTQPGFEPPASDTIVLSVPDTGGAKAEMSKAAKAAVALMIISLVLVILLGFGFSWRKRDEKLKGLSVSGIILPTKMVVGRKAVLTCCVEGRLVDRVHAAWFVNDKPIPAYSPASEELPSAALSSQDLEAPLLPPASGRGYYRLKTQRPLQSSRRKEQQLLSHLCFRPDLRLHRGALFKCQVSYQGKEKVVEERVSDRVTLLAAPSVSEIRVVHSDCEGDVVSGTSRVHLEVEASRFHPGLVTFRWFCEGGELSPAQPAAEPLPDTEGYFRAVSQCKVPVEELRRPGFKVWVTVHHMALKEPITRESRGLVKRPEVSDISCSPGQPLTLGCQIAGFYPSDLAVSWLRKRGEDEEELEGVVSLWGPMQTDPHTYRASAQAVLTEKGSEGGREEIVCRVEHSSLPEPIERQWTHVSTAPPSIPDAVEVRREAGVYVFSLVLRGGSSGGAVHWAAGR; this comes from the exons ctctctctctttccatctcTTCTTCTCCACAGGTCTGGGCCCTTCTGGGCTCTCCTGCCCTGCTCCCCTGCTCCTTTGACCCTCCAGGAAATGTGGGAGAGCAGCTCGAGGGGCTGGGGTTGTCATGGTCCTGGGAGGGGGGGGTCCTGGCATCCTTCGGGTTGGATGGGAACGTGAGCACCCCCGGAGTCAAGCTGCCAGAAGAGACTGACCTTAGAGGGGGCAACGCCTCACTGACACTGTTCAATACCTCTATCAGCCAGCAGGGGGAGTATCACTGCACTGTGTCTTACAACACCTCAGAGAGTGAGACCACCAACACTACACTGTATATACTGG CCCCGCCCACAGTGAGGGTCCTCCGCCCTTTGGTGTCCATAGGCAGGGAGAgtgtggttgagtgtgaggCTGAGGGTTTCTTCCCTCCGCCCATCCAGTTCTCCTGGCTCCGTGATGACATTGTTGAGAGGATTCTGGAAGCCATGCCGGCcaatcacagtgcagatggtAGCTACCGCGCCCTCAGCCAGCTCCACCTCATTCCTCAACCGGATGATGCCGGCCACAACTACAGCTGCCTGGTCAACCACTCGGCCCTGGCTTCACCGCTCAGAGAGGACTTTACTCTCATTTTCACAC GTCGCCCCGTGGTCAGTGTGTCCTCAGCGTCGGTGTCCTCCGGGGAGCCCCAGACCCTCTACTGTCATGTCTCCGACTTCTTCCCCGAGGAGATCACCATTCGCTGGCTCCACAATGGCACCCTGATGGCCAATGGCGACCCCACCGCACCCCGCCCCCATGGCACCTTCAGCACCACGCGATACCTTACCCTCAGCCCGGCTCAGAGGGAAGCGGTGGGGGAGGTGCAATGTCAGGTCACCCAGCCTGGCTTTGAACCTCCAGCTTCCGACACTATAGTCCTCTCTGTGCCTGACACGG GTGGAGCAAAGGCGGAGATGTCAAAGGCAGCCAAGGCGGCAGTGGCTCTGATGATCATCTCCCTGGTCCTGGTTATCCTGCTGGGCTTCGGCTTTTCATGGAGGAAGAGAGATG aaaAGTTGAAGGGTCTTTCCGTGTCGGGGATCATTCTCCCCACTAAGATGGTGGTGGGCAGGAAAGCTGTTCTGACCTGCTGTGTGGAGGGCCGGCTGGTGGACAGAGTGCATGCCGCCTGGTTCGTCAATGACAAGCCCATCCCTGCTTACAGCCCTG CCAGTGAGGAGCTCCCCTCCGCAGCCCTCTCGTCCCAAGACCTGGAAGCCCCCCTGCTGCCCCCTGCCTCTGGTCGGGGGTACTATCGATTGAAGACACAGCGCCCCCTGCAGTCCAGCCGCCGGAAGGAGCAGCAGCTGCTTAGCCACCTTTGCTTCCGCCCCGACCTGCGTCTCCACCGGGGGGCGCTGTTCAAGTGCCAGGTGTCCTACCAGGGCAAGGAGAAGGTGGTGGAGGAGAGGGTGTCTGACCGGGTCACATTGCTGG CTGCCCCCAGTGTGTCAGAGATACGGGTGGTGCACAGTGACTGTGAAGGAGATGTGGTGTCCGGCACCAGTCGGGTCCATTTGGAGGTGGAGGCGAGCCGGTTCCACCCGGGGCTGGTGACGTTCCGCTGGTTCTGCGAGGGCGGGGAGCTGAGTCCCGCCCAGCCGGCCGCGGAGCCCCTGCCCGACACCGAAGGTTATTTCCGGGCCGTCAGTCAGTGCAAAGTCCCTGTGGAAGAACTGAGGCGACCCGGGTTCAAAGTATGGGTCACTGTGCATCATATGGCCCTGAAAGAGCCCATCACCAGGGAGAGCAGAG GGCTGGTGAAGAGGCCAGAGGTGTCAGATATTTCATGCTCCCCTGGGCAACCCCTCACCCTGGGCTGCCAGATTGCAGGATTTTACCCCTCCGACCTTGCGGTTTCCTGGCTGAGAAAGAGGGGCGAGGATGAGGAGGAGCTGGAGGGCGTGGTCTCGCTGTGGGGGCCGATGCAGACAGACCCCCATACCTACAGGGCCAGTGCGCAGGCTGTGCTGACGGAGaaagggagcgagggagggagagaggagattgTGTGCAGAGTGGAGCACAGTTCACTGCCGGAACCCATCGAGAGACAGTGGACACACGTCAGCACAG cTCCTCCCTCCATCCCAGATGCGGTGGAGGTGCGCCGGGAGGCCGGGGTGTACGTGTTCTCGCTGGTCCTGCGGGGGGGCTCGTCGGGGGGCGCGGTGCACTGGGCGGCGGGGCGC